A genomic region of Ewingella sp. CoE-038-23 contains the following coding sequences:
- a CDS encoding phage neck terminator protein: protein MSNDTTTAGWLTPTGEPPDDDEALERKLSQWLRGLSGLPAQMVRPRWTPTQAPLLPQGTNWCGFGIIDISDDANPAFKNQTDDSAEMWKHEQIECMASFYGPGSQGVGSQFRDGLKVSQNNAQLNALGLSLGSYTKFTSAPELINNQWVRRYDMTIYLRRKLIRTYGIKTFLSAPVSFFGD, encoded by the coding sequence TTGAGCAATGACACCACTACTGCCGGATGGTTGACGCCGACCGGTGAGCCGCCGGATGACGACGAGGCATTAGAGCGAAAACTCAGTCAGTGGTTGCGAGGCTTGTCCGGGTTACCAGCCCAAATGGTTCGCCCTCGCTGGACGCCGACGCAGGCTCCATTACTTCCTCAGGGAACAAACTGGTGCGGGTTCGGGATTATCGATATTTCTGACGATGCCAACCCGGCCTTTAAAAACCAGACCGATGATTCCGCCGAGATGTGGAAGCATGAGCAAATCGAATGCATGGCTTCGTTCTACGGTCCTGGCAGCCAAGGCGTCGGCTCACAGTTCCGCGATGGCCTTAAGGTTTCCCAAAACAACGCGCAGCTCAATGCGCTCGGTCTGTCGCTGGGGTCATACACCAAATTCACCTCGGCACCCGAGCTGATCAATAACCAGTGGGTGCGGCGCTATGACATGACCATCTACTTGCGCCGCAAATTGATCCGCACCTATGGAATCAAAACCTTCCTATCAGCACCTGTTTCCTTCTTCGGAGATTAA
- a CDS encoding head-tail adaptor — MPNLDVTEILFDPDFADFSLVVTRNAQSVDDDGFATNAPTTSTFTGVVTVDRSLEARRMQVGQVVTGAILIITTERLTQGQTGIDADIVTYQNRDYRVTFVDPYTAYGTGFVQAHCELLPFDGGTPIEQ, encoded by the coding sequence ATGCCGAATCTTGATGTGACTGAAATCCTCTTCGATCCTGATTTTGCAGACTTCTCACTGGTCGTGACACGCAACGCTCAGTCTGTTGACGATGACGGTTTTGCGACCAATGCGCCGACAACGTCAACCTTTACCGGAGTCGTGACCGTTGATCGCTCGCTTGAGGCGAGGCGCATGCAGGTAGGGCAGGTGGTAACAGGTGCAATTCTCATTATCACCACGGAGCGGCTCACACAGGGGCAGACGGGCATTGATGCGGATATCGTGACGTACCAGAACCGGGACTACCGCGTAACGTTTGTTGATCCTTATACAGCTTATGGTACTGGTTTTGTTCAGGCGCATTGCGAGCTGCTTCCGTTTGATGGGGGAACGCCAATTGAGCAATGA